One window of the Salvia splendens isolate huo1 chromosome 1, SspV2, whole genome shotgun sequence genome contains the following:
- the LOC121811523 gene encoding probable arabinosyltransferase ARAD1 — MAPPRTPPLFITLSLLCILSLIFFYLYSTSTIPPPPNFKTDFSQDRIKVYVSPLPRSLNYGLLQKYWALSSNTRIGSQVDNEIRKKISPKQSLKSLPFPENPIIKQYSAEYWILGDLLTPEHLKGDSFAKRVSDSREADVIFVPFFAALSAELQLVVDKGVFRKRVETNEDYVRQRMVIDSVKKTEAWRKSGGRDHVFVLTDPVAMWHVKDEIAPAILLVVDFGGWYRLDTKTSNGSSSDSMIHHTQVSLLKDVIVPYTHLLPRLHLFENRKRPTLLYFKGAKHRHRGGLIREKLWDLLIDEPGVIMEEGFPNATGKEQSIKGMRSSQFCLHPAGDTPTSCRLFDAVQSLCIPVIVSDNVELPFEGMVDYSEFSVFVAVSDALKPDWLVSHLRSYSRKQKDRFRRNMATVQPVFQYDNGHLGGVGPIPPGGAVNHIWRKVHQKLPLIREAITRERRKPQGVSVPLRCHCI; from the exons ATGGCACCGCCCAGAACCCCACCCCTCTTCATCACACTCTCACTCCTATGCATTCTCTCTCTAATTTTCTTCTACCTCTACTCCACCTCCACCATCCCACCACCGCCAAATTTCAAAACCGATTTCTCCCAAGATCGCATCAAGGTCTACGTCTCCCCCCTCCCCAGATCCCTCAACTACGGCCTTTTACAAAAATACTGGGCCCTATCCTCCAACACAAGAATCGGCAGCCAAGTCGACAACGAAATCCGTAAGAAAATCTCGCCCAAACAATCCCTCAAATCCCTCCCCTTCCCCGAAAACCCCATTATTAAACAGTACAGCGCTGAATACTGGATCTTGGGAGATTTATTGACGCCTGAGCATCTCAAAGGAGACTCCTTTGCCAAGAGGGTTTCGGATTCTAGGGAGGCCGATGTGATTTTCGTGCCTTTTTTCGCCGCATTGAGCGCTGAATTGCAGCTGGTGGTTGATAAAGGCGTGTTTAGGAAGAGGGTTGAGACGAATGAGGATTATGTGAGGCAGAGAATGGTGATTGATTCGGTTAAAAAGACGGAAGCTTGGCGGAAATCTGGGGGCAGAGATCATGTTTTTGTTCTCACTG ATCCTGTTGCAATGTGGCATGTCAAAGATGAGATAGCCCCTGCTATCCTCCTTGTGGTGGACTTTGGTGGCTGGTACAGGCTTGACACGAAGACATCCAATGGAAGCTCTTCCGACTCAATGATACATCACACTCAAGTCTCTCTACTGAAAGATGTCATTGTACCTTACACCCATTTACTTCCTAGGCTACACCTATTTGAAAACCGGAAGAGGCCCACACTTCTTTACTTCAAAGGAGCAAAGCATAGGCACCGG GGAGGTCTTATTCGTGAGAAATTATGGGATTTGTTGATCGATGAGCCGGGAGTGATTATGGAAGAGGGCTTTCCTAATGCCACAGGGAAGGAGCAATCGATAAAAGGGATGAGGTCATCGCAGTTCTGCTTACATCCAGCAGGTGACACACCAACTTCGTGCAGACTCTTTGATGCTGTGCAGAGTCTCTGCATACCAGTCATTGTCAGCGACAATGTTGAGCTACCATTTGAAGGCATGGTGGATTACTCAGAATTCTCTGTTTTTGTTGCTGTTAGTGATGCTTTGAAGCCCGATTGGCTAGTGAGTCATCTGAGAAGCTATTCTCGTAAACAGAAAGATAGGTTTCGCAGAAACATGGCCACGGTTCAACCGGTCTTCCAATATGACAACGGCCATCTGGGTGGTGTTGGCCCGATACCTCCAGGTGGCGCAGTGAATCACATATGGAGAAAAGTTCATCAAAAGCTGCCATTGATCAGAGAAGCTATCACACGAGAGAGGCGAAAACCTCAGGGAGTATCGGTTCCACTTCGTTGTCATTGCATTTGA